The sequence below is a genomic window from Methylophilus sp. DW102.
CCACCTTGCCATGTTTTGCTTGCCAATCGTTGAGCCAGCGCTCGAGTTTGGTCACGGCCGCTTCGGTGGACTGGTCGCTGGCATTCTCGGCCAGACGCAAATCGACCACGATTTCGAGACGGGTCGAGTCGGGGAAAAACTGTTGCTGCACTTTGCCAAAACTCAGCATGGCAACCACAAACAAGGCGATGGTTGCCAGAATCACCAGGCCCTTGTGCTGGACACACCAGCTGACCGTACCTTGCAGGCGCTGGTAAAACGGCGTGGCATACAGTGTCTCTTCGTTGTGAGCGCTCGCTTCTTGATCATCGCTTTTAAAGCCTAATGTTTGCTTGAGCCGGCGCCAGAGTGAAGGTTGGGCATGTGCAGCGGCATCTGGCAGCAAGTGATAGCCTAAAAAGGGCACCACAATCACCGCGGCAATCCAGGACAGACTCAGTGCAATGGCCGAGACCTGGAAGATGGAGCGGGTATATTCGCCGGTTGAGGAGACCGCGGTGGCAATCGGCAGAAAGCCTGCCACTGTAACCAGCGTGCCGGTCAGCATGGGCATGGCGGTGGAGGTGAAGGCAAAGGAAGCGGCTTGCATACGCTCCCAGCCTTGTTCCATTTTGGCCGCCATCATTTCGACCGCAATAATCGCATCATCGACCAGCAAGCCTAGCGCTAAAATCAGTGCGCCCAGCGAAATTTTGTGCAGGCCAATCTGAAACCAGTCCATGAGCAGAAATGTCCCGGCCAGCACAATCGGGATGGCGACGGCGACCACAATGCCGGTCCGCCAGCCCAGAGAGAGCAGGCTCACCGCCAGCACAATCAGCAAGGCTTCAATGAGGGAGCGGACAAAATCATGCACCGAGTGTTGTACGATCTCGGGCTGCGAGGTGACCAGATGTAATTGCACCCCGACCGGTAATTGTGTTTGCACGCTGCGTATGGTGCTTTGCATGGCCTTGCCCAAGGCAATGACGTCACCGCCGGCCTGCATGCTGACCCCGATCAGCAAGGTGGGCGTGCCATTGAAGTGAATGCGCTCTGCCGGCGGATTGGCGTAGCCGCGTTTAATGGTGGCAATCTCGCCCAGCCTAAGGTTCTGATTCCCTGCCCGAATCGGAAACTGGCGTAAATTCTCCAGTGTTTGCAAGCGACCACTGACATCCAGACGGATTCTTTCCGGGCCTGCATCAAAGGTCCCGGCGCCAACGACACTGTTTTGCTGCTGCAGGATTTGCACCAGTTGTGCCGGCGTGATGCCCAGGGAAGTGAGTTTTTGATTGGAAATTTCGATGATGATTTTTTGTGGTTGCTCACCAAACAAATCAACTTTTTCCACATCGGGCAGTTTGAGCAGACGCGCTCTTACCCATTCGGCTTGTCTTTTCAGTTGTTGCGGGTTGAGGCCGTCGGCGGTGATGGCATACATGCTGCCATAGACGTCGCTGAACTCATCGTTAAAGGTCAGGCTTTGCAGGTCGCGTGGAAAGGTGTGGCGGATGTCGCCAATTTTTTTGCGTACCTGATACCAGAGCTCGGGGATTTTTTCGGAGAAGGTATTATCGCGAATGACAATAAACACCACCGACTCACCCGGGCGCGAATAGCTGCTGGTGTAATCGATGGACGGGATTTCTTGCAGTTTTTCTTCAATTTTATCCGTGATCTGCTGCTCAACCTCTTGCGCAGAGGCGCCCGGCCAGCTGGCGCGCACCAGCATGACTTTAAAGGTAAAGGGCGGGTCTTCTGATTGCCCGAGGTGGGTATAGGCAAAGCTGCCGGCGAGCAAGGTCAGCAAAATGAAATACAGCACCAGGGCCTGGTTTTTGAGGGCCCAGGTCGAGAGGTTGAAGCGCTGCGACAGCGAGGGGCTGGTGGCTGTATGCGCTGGTGTGGTGTGTTCGCTCATTAGCGCAATACCTCCGGGCCAGGAGTGACGGCTTGCACGCGCATGCCCTCTGTCAGGGTGTGCACGCCGATGGTGGCAATGGTCTCGTTGGCTTGCAAGCCTGAGGTGATTTCTACGCCCGCTTCAGTGACGTTGCCGGTGGTCACCGCTCGTCGATGCGCCTGCTGTTGCGCGTCGATCACCCAGACGCTGGGGTGGTCGGCAAATTGGGTGACCGCCGTGCTCGGGACCAAGATAGTTTGCCTGGCTGCACCTGATAAAAAGCGCACGTCTGCGGTCATGCCCAGTTTGACTTTGGCATCAGCATCCAGCAACTGGATGCGCAGATCGAAGGCGTGGGTCTGGCTATTGGCTGCCGGCGCAATTTCGCGAATACGGCCCTGATAGGCGTGGGGCAGGCCTTGCAGCATTACGCTGGCCTGATCACCGGGGTGCAGGGTATCAATCACGGTTTCGGGGACGGCAATCTGGATTTCCAGCGTTTGCAAGTCGTAAATCCGGGCAATGGTTTGTCCGGCGGCCACCACCTGTCCCGGCTCGGCCTGTATCATGCCGATGGCACCGCTACGGTCTGCCAGTAGTTGGGTGTAGCCTGTTTGATGCTGGCTGACTGCGGCTTGCGATTTGGCCTGCTCTAGCCGCGCTGCACTGGTTTTCACTTGTGTCTCGTAGCTGTCCAGGGCCGATTTTGAAATAAATTGCTGGCGGTAAAGTTGCTGGCGTCTGGCCAGCTCAGTTTGCGCCAGCGCCAGGTTGGCCTGTGCGGTTTGCACTTCGGCGCTGGCCGATTGGGCATTCAAACGGGTATCGCTCGG
It includes:
- a CDS encoding efflux RND transporter permease subunit; its protein translation is MSEHTTPAHTATSPSLSQRFNLSTWALKNQALVLYFILLTLLAGSFAYTHLGQSEDPPFTFKVMLVRASWPGASAQEVEQQITDKIEEKLQEIPSIDYTSSYSRPGESVVFIVIRDNTFSEKIPELWYQVRKKIGDIRHTFPRDLQSLTFNDEFSDVYGSMYAITADGLNPQQLKRQAEWVRARLLKLPDVEKVDLFGEQPQKIIIEISNQKLTSLGITPAQLVQILQQQNSVVGAGTFDAGPERIRLDVSGRLQTLENLRQFPIRAGNQNLRLGEIATIKRGYANPPAERIHFNGTPTLLIGVSMQAGGDVIALGKAMQSTIRSVQTQLPVGVQLHLVTSQPEIVQHSVHDFVRSLIEALLIVLAVSLLSLGWRTGIVVAVAIPIVLAGTFLLMDWFQIGLHKISLGALILALGLLVDDAIIAVEMMAAKMEQGWERMQAASFAFTSTAMPMLTGTLVTVAGFLPIATAVSSTGEYTRSIFQVSAIALSLSWIAAVIVVPFLGYHLLPDAAAHAQPSLWRRLKQTLGFKSDDQEASAHNEETLYATPFYQRLQGTVSWCVQHKGLVILATIALFVVAMLSFGKVQQQFFPDSTRLEIVVDLRLAENASDQSTEAAVTKLERWLNDWQAKHGKVENVVSYLGSGAPRYYLPLDVQLPHRAFAQLVILTKDLPQREALRTDLLNLFQHDFPQLRASVLRLENGPPVGFPVQFRVDGKNLKAIREVAHQIADAMRANPHLINVQLGWEEPSKVIHIEVDQHKARLLGINTPDIAQLLNTQYYEQVVSEFREANERIDLVMRSPVDEHAQLSQIGQLTVLSQNGERVPLAQVATIEYGFEEGVIWRRNRVPSLTVRAHLRGKMQAPVVSGQVQQAIAPILQHLPAGVTVETGGAIEESAKGASSVVKGVPLFLAAVFTLLMLQLRSLANVFLVVLTAPLGMIGISFALLIFNMPFGFVAMLGSIALSGMIMRNSVILVDQINQDIAEGASLEQAVVQSTVRRFRPIVLTAAAAILAMIPLTRSVFFGPMAVAIMGGLAAATLLTILFVPALYAFWARLTDRTMQSWRNQ
- a CDS encoding efflux RND transporter periplasmic adaptor subunit, producing MNNARLYLYSLALMTVLSGCQPETEAPAAPRPVWVMTIADSAVATTARYTGEVKSRYESNIGFRISGKIITRAVNVGELVKKGQLIAQLDPSDTRLNAQSASAEVQTAQANLALAQTELARRQQLYRQQFISKSALDSYETQVKTSAARLEQAKSQAAVSQHQTGYTQLLADRSGAIGMIQAEPGQVVAAGQTIARIYDLQTLEIQIAVPETVIDTLHPGDQASVMLQGLPHAYQGRIREIAPAANSQTHAFDLRIQLLDADAKVKLGMTADVRFLSGAARQTILVPSTAVTQFADHPSVWVIDAQQQAHRRAVTTGNVTEAGVEITSGLQANETIATIGVHTLTEGMRVQAVTPGPEVLR